One window of the Mixophyes fleayi isolate aMixFle1 chromosome 6, aMixFle1.hap1, whole genome shotgun sequence genome contains the following:
- the LOC142095322 gene encoding lysosomal acid lipase/cholesteryl ester hydrolase-like has translation MSGHIQCEANYITNRPDPEADMNINELIRYRGYPSEEYEVVTDDGYILTVNRIPHGVRCQSIVSEKPVVFLQHGLLADASNWITNFEYNSLGFILADAGYDVWMGNSRGNTWSMKHKTLSPKDNKFWAFSYDEMANKDLPAVINFILKKTEQEQVYYVGHSQGTTIGFIAFSTIPQLAKKIKMFIALAPVATLKYPSGPIKLAKFLPESLIKELFGDKAFLPQTRIIHWIAEKFCSEVGLEELCGNMLFLLCGFNRWNLNMTRVHVYTSHCPAGTSVQNILHWSQAVNSGKLQAFDWGIVGNMKHYKQLTPLVYNVADMKVPTAIFSGGKDRLGDPKDVALLLHEISNLVYHKEIPEWEHLDFIWGLDAPYRLYNEILNLLEQFPLSK, from the exons ATGTCAGGTCACATTCAATGTGAAGCTAATTACATTACAAATAGACCGGACCCTGAAGCAGATATGAACATT aatgAACTGATCAGATACAGAGGATATCCCAGTGAGGAATATGAGGTGGTAACTGATGATGGCTATATCCTGACTGTTAACAGAATACCACATGGAGTCAGGTGTCAATCTATAG TTTCAGAAAAACCTGTGGTATTCTTGCAACATGGCCTGCTTGCCGATGCCAGCAACTGGATCACTAACTTTGAGTACAATAGCTTGGGGTTCATTCTGGCAGATGCAGGTTATGATGTGTGGATGGGAAACAGTCGAGGGAACACCTGGTCTATGAAACACAAGACTTTATCCCCTAAGGACAATAAATTCTGGGCTTTCAG TTATGATGAAATGGCAAATAAAGATCTTCCCGCGGTTATAAATTTCATTTTAAAGAAAACCGAACAGGAACAAGTATACTACGTTGGTCATTCTCAGGGAACTACTATAG gaTTTATAGCATTCTCCACCATTCCCCAACTggccaaaaaaattaaaatgtttattgctCTAGCTCCGGTAGCTACACTAAAATACCCCAGTGGTCCAATTAAATTGGCTAAATTTTTACCAGAGAGTCTTATTAAG GAATTGTTTGGTGATAAGGCGTTCCTACCACAGACACGTATTATCCATTGGATTGCCGAGAAGTTTTGCAGTGAAGTGGGTCTGGAAGAATTATGTGGCAATATGCTCTTCCTTCTGTGTGGATTTAATAGGTGGAACCTAAATATG ACTCGAGTGCATGTGTATACTTCACACTGTCCCGCtggaacttctgtgcaaaatatcctCCACTGGTCACAG GCCGTGAACTCTGGGAAACTGCAGGCGTTTGATTGGGGTATTGTAGGCAATATGAAGCATTATAAACAG CTAACCCCTCTTGTGTACAATGTGGCAGACATGAAGGTCCCCACAGCAATATTTAGTGGCGGCAAGGATCGGTTGGGTGATCCCAAGGATGTGGCTTTATTGCTCCATGAAATCAGTAACCTGGTTTATCACAAAGAGATTCCAGAGTGGGAACATCTAGATTTCATCTGGGGCCTGGACGCTCCATACAGATTATACAATGAAATCCTTAATTTGTTAGAACAGTTCCCATTATCAAAATGA